One Streptomyces zhihengii genomic window, GTCAGGAGATGCCGCAGGTCCCTGGCCCACTCGACGTCTGGTGTTGCGACGGCGCTTCCGAGAACGGTGTGCGCGGTGACCAGGGTCTTCCAGCCCGGGGAGGTGAACCCCTTCGGAGTCTTCAGGCGCAACAGATGAGGGCCCGGCTTGCCGTCGACGGTGACGCTCCAGCCCTTGATGACCTCTTGGGCTGCCTTTTCGAGGTAGACCTCGAATGCCGTCACGCCGTTCTTCAACACCGAGGCCTCCACCATCCACTGGTGGGAGAACGGCCAGAGGCCGCCCACGGAGTCGTCGAACATGTCCACGTGCTCGTCGCCGTAATGAACTTCCGGATCGAACACCTCGCTCAGGGCGTCCTCGGCCTGCTTCCACTGACGCTCGTAGGCCTCCGCTGACCACTGGGCCGTCAGCTTCAGAAACGCTCGGTTCTCAGCATCGGTCGTGCGCCAGTCGTTAAAGGCCCGACTCACCGCTCCATGAGCTTCGTCCCAGGTCATGGAACGAGCGTAGGAGCAACGGGCCGACCGGCGTACCGAGTTTCGAAACCGATGCCCACGGAGCCCGGCCTGCCCGCACAGGTACGTGGTATCACCCGAGGGGGATGACTCCGCCTTGGACCAGGGGTGAGCACTCAGAGCATTCTTCAGGGTGGCCAGCAGCGCGGCACAGCGAGTCGGTGCGGGCGTTCTCGACGCCCTCCGTGCTCCACGACAGAACCTGCGCGATCTGTTCGACGTCCACGGGGCTGTAGCCGTAAGGGAGCGCGGCCGCGATCGAGTCGGACAGCGCAGCATGCGCGTTCTGCCACGCCTGGAGGGACTGCAGCATCGTGGCGCGGTCCGTACGGATCCGCTGCATGGCGGTTGCGGTAATCACGCGACCAGCCTGCCAGCCCGGAGTGGGAGGCCCGTGGAACGGCGAGCACGAAAATGGGCCTCGCAGTGGTGATCACCGGTATGTGCTGCGGCACAGCTGCGTGATCGCCGGGTTCGTGACTCTCTGGGAGGCCCGGCACAGGTCTGCCATATGGACCCGGCCCGTAGCCGGGGCAGGCACAGGCCGCTAGCGCGGCGGGGCCGGTGGGCGGGCGGTGTGGACCCGGCGGGTCTTCGGCTTCGACTTCGCGGGTGCCCACCGCTTCTCCTGCGTCCGCTCCCCGACGGATCGTCGGTTCTCCACCTCCGGCGCCGTGCGCCGCTCATCCCGCGGGCGAGACGCCGGCTGCACCTGGTCCGGCACAGAACCCCTCGGGGGCGCGGCCGGTGAGGTGGTCGGGGGGTCGGCAGCGCGGTCAGCGGCAAGGGGCCAGCAGGGGCAGGGTCCGACGGTGCATACGACCACTCTGGCGCAGACGGCATCCGACCCCTCGCAGGCACGTCCGGTTCCCCGCTCCGGCAGGCGGGGAATCGGGCGATCCTGCTGTGCGCAGGGACGCAGACCGCGAGAATCAGCCACATGCTTGACTGGATCCCAGCGTGGGGGAGCACCGCGCTCATCGCGATGGCGACGACCATCGTCACCGGCCGCTACATCTCGCCGCTCCTGGAAGTCCGCAACCGGCGCTTCCAGACGAAGATGCAGGCTCAGGAGAAGATCACCGCAGCCGCGCTCTCCGTGCTGTCGGCCACGCAGAAGCTCCAGACCGTGCAGATACCCGACGGCGTCACCGACACCCTGCGGACCGCGCTCACCGAAGAGCGGGCCCGCTGGACGAAGCAGCTCGACGAAGCCACCTGCCACCTGGCCGACCACGCGCAGGAGTTCGTCTTCACCTTCCGCGGCCCCAACTCGATCCGCGGCATGCGCTACTGCGGGACGGTCCGGATGGTGTGGATCTCCGACCGAACCGACGAGGCCAAGCTGCGGCACCTGCTGGAACTCACCGCGCACTTCCACACGCTCTTCCTCGGGAGTCGATGGCGGGTGTGGGCGCTGAGCCGCGCGATGCGGGGGCTGGACCGGAGGTTCGAAGAGCTGGAGGAAGAAGGCCGCCCGCCGCTGCCGGAGAGCCGCCCCGTCCCGGCCGGAGAGGCCTGACGAAGACCGGGGACGGGCGAAGGGGTGCGGGCACCACCGACCACGGTGGTGCCCGCACCCCTTCTACCGCCCCCAGTCAGTGGTGGCTTCTGCCGGCGTGGTGGGTCGTTCCGCTGTGCTCGCCGGTGGCCGGGTCCGGCGCGGTGACGGTCATCGTCACCTTGTACTCGAAGGTGCCCTCGCGGGGCCCGTCGGCGCGGGCCCAGGCGAGGGCGTGGATCTCCAGGCCGGGTGCCCGCCGTGCCACAGCGGCGGCGGCCTGAAGGGCGTCGGCGGGGCTGTCGCCGGTGCAGACGATGGCGCCGAAGGCGGACACCTCGACATCGCTGGAGTCGGCACCATCGGGGAAGGCGAGTCCGCCGACCACCGTGGAGGCCTGGTGCGGTCCTCACGAGGTCCTGCCCGAAGGACGGCCCGACGAGGACCTGCGGCTGGAGGGTCGTCTCGGACGGGGTACGTGTGGGTGCTGGAAGAGGGGTGTGCTGGGTGTCGTTCATGCCGTACCTCCAGGTGGGATGGGGCTGGGATGGGCTTCTTGGTCCGGGCGGCCGACGGGCAGCCGCCAGCCGGCGGGCACGCGATGCCGGACGCCGTCGGTGAAGTGCAGGGTGATGTAAGGGCTCGCGGGGGGACCGAAGAGGGCGACGGTGCGCGCGACCACGTGGACCTGGTCGTCGACGGTGACGATGTCGCCCGCGACGAGGGTGCAGGCAGCTCTTGAAGCCGCAGCGCCCCATGGCGGTGCCGGCACGAAGTCAGGGGTGTCACCGGCGCTGTACGGGCTGCTCATCACGATGCCGCCCTCCGGGCGGGGGGACTCGGCTCCAAGGCGCCACAGCACCTCGGCCAGTTCGTCGGCCCGGACGAGGGGAGGCGGGTCTTCACGGGGCGGACTGACCCAGTGCGCGGCCGGACTCCCGTGCGGCCCCCAGGGGACAACGACTTCGACACCCGTGGAGAGCAGCCGTACACCCGGCACGCCGGCCGCGAGGTGTCCAGTGCCGGGCGGGACCATCACGTACAGGACGCCGCTGACGTGGTCGGCGAGGACCGGGTAGCCGCGCCGCGGGCTGAGCCGCAGGACGGCGAGCGCGTTCAGCCCGAGGGCCAGGGGGCTGATCGCGACCGCGTCCCAGTCCCGGCCGCACGGCACCCATCCGGTACCGCACGGGGCCGTACGCCACTGCGCCACGCGCTGATCGTTCACGGCCGCTTGCGTGTGCCAGGTAGGGCTGGAGCGTTTCGCCACTTTTCGCCTCCGGGTCCGTCCCTGCGCCTGCACCTTCACGACAGCAGTGCACGGATACCGCCCGCGAGACGCGAGCGATGAAAGAGCGATGCAACTTGCCTGCCGGACGGTGAAGAAACGGCAAGCGGCGGGCATGAACGGCGTGGGAGCGGTACGGTCGCAGCCCTCCCGCCCCGCCCCCGCGGACACCCTGCTTTCGGAGCCTGGCATGGCCGACCGTCACCCCAACCGGGACTTACGCGCGCTGCGCGAGGCCGAGCTCCACATGTCCCGGCCCGAACTGGCCAAGGCCCTCAACGAGCAGGCGAAGCGGATGGGCGAGAACATCGGCTGCACTGCCCGCCTGATCGCCGCCTGGGAAGACGGCGACGTCGCCTGCCCCCGCGCCGTCTACCGCCGGGTCCTGACCGCCTACACCGGGCGGACCCTGCACCAGCTCGGTTTCGCCCTTCCCGAATCGCGACCAGCCGGGCAGGGGAAGCCGACCGACGCCGACGACGGGGATGAGGGGAGTGGATCGGTGAACCGCAGGTCTTTCCTCCGCGACGGCGTCGGCGTCGCCCTGGCGCTTCCCGCCGCCGGCCGCGGCACCGGCCGCATCGGCGTCACCGAGGTCCGCGCCGTCACCGCCGCGGTCACCACCCTTTACGGGCACGACCACGACCACGGGTCCGGCCCCCTGCGGCGGGCCGCCAACGAGGCCCTGCACACCGCCTACTCCTGGCTCCAGGCCGGTACCTACACCGACCGCACCGGCACCCGGCTCCGCACCGCCACCGGGAACCTCTCCATCGCTGCGGGATGGCTCTCCTACGACTCCGGCCGCCCCGCCGACGCCCACTCCCTCTACGGCGAAGCCCTCGCCGCCGCCCGCATCGCCGCCGACCGCGCCCTCGAAGCCCACGCGTTCGGCTGCCTGTCCCTCCTGGCCAAAGCCCAGGGCCGCCCCCGCGAGGCCGTCGCGAATGCCCAGGGCGCCCAGGCCGTCGCCCGCCACCTCGGCTCACCCCGCCTGCTCGCCCTCTTCCACGCCCGCGAGGCGGGTGGCTGGGCCCTCATGGGCGACCGGCAGGCCACCGACGCGGCGATCGTCCGCGCCCACCACCACTACGCCGCCGGGCCCGCAGAAACGGATCCGGGGTGGCTGGAGTTCTTCACGCCCGCCGAACTCGCCGGCCTCGAAGCCCTCGCCCGCGCCGACCTGGGCCAGCACGAACGCGCCGCCGCCGGCGCCGAGCAGGCCGTACTCCTCCACGGCAGCGCCTTCGCCCGAAACCGGGCCTTGTACACCGCCGACATCGCGATCCAACATGCAAGTGGACACCGGCCCGAGCCCGAAGCAGCCGCCGAAGCCGCCGGCCGCGTCATCGCGTTCCTGCCCGATGTCCGATCCGACCGCCTGCTCCAGTCCCTCCACGGGGTCGCCGGAGCACTCCAGCGCCACGCACGCGTCCCGGCCGTCGCGGACTGGATCGAGCAGTACCGCACCATCACCGCACCCCAGGGAGGACGGGCGTGACCACCCCCACCGACGACGAAGTCGCCATCCGCACCTACGGCCCCGGCGACATCCCCGCCCTCCTTGACACCCTCGCCGACATCTGGGCAGACGCCCACCCCGAACTCGTCGACACCCCTGGCGGCAGCACCGACGGCCTCTCCACCACCGCCCTGCGCCGTCAGATCACCGGCCACGCCCGCCGCGAAGGCTTCGTCCTCGTCGCCGCCTACGCCCACGGCAGCCCCGTGGGCTTCGCCTACGCCTTCCCCGCCACCCCTGAGTACTGGTACGGCCCCGAACTCCTCCCCGACATCCCCGAACACATCCGGGCCGGCCGCCTCATGGGCCTGTGCGAACTCGCCGTGACCCCGCCATGGCAGGGCCGCGGCATCGGCAGCCGCCTCCACCACCAGCTCGTCACCGCCATCGCACCCCAGTGGTCCTCCCTCCTCGTCCACCCCGACAACCCCCGCGGACGCGCCCTCTACGACCGCCTCGGCTACACCTACGCCGGCCCGTACCGCAACGAACCCCAAGGGCCCGTCTACGACCTGCTCGTCCTCCACGTCGGCACGGAGCAGCACCCGGCCGCCTGAGCGGTCTCACCCGGGGCCGGGATACCCGCCTTCCTGCGGCCCCCGGGCCACGTCCGCGTACACACGCACCTCCACGTCGCGCTCACCAGGAGTCCGCTTCAGCCGACAGGGCCGCTCGACAGGAACAGCTCCGCGATGCGCTGCGCCGCTTCGACCGCAGCCTTCTCGCTGCCGCGGATCTCGATCGTGATGAGGCCGTCGTCGTCACTCATGTCTGCGGAACCGCCGCGTCCACCTGGCGGTTCCGCTACAAGGCCAGGTCCCACACTCCAACGAGTTCAGCCCTTCGGCCAGGGCCCGCCGAGGGCAGGTAGCTCGAAGCGAGCAATGCCCCTTCCTGCTGCGCCTGAGATGGCTACGCTGCCGGGATGGCCTCCCATGTCGTTCCGCCCAGGTACAGCGATGCCGAGAGCGATCACCCTGCAATTGACCGATGGTGTTCCACGGTCCTGTCGGGATCCGCAGCGCGGCTGCTCCTGATGGGTCCCTCGTGGTCCGGTAAGTCCCACGCGGCCTACGCAGCCATCCGTCGCTTGGTCAACGCCGGCTACGGCGCCGAGCACATCGCTGGGACGAATGCCTTCGAGGTGGCCAGGGCGTATGACGTGCCGATCCAAGCTGAGGTCGTCATGGTCGACGACGTCACGATCTCCGTGGACCTGCGGCGCGAGGCGAAGGGGCCGCGGCCGCTCGACCCGGCCGAGGCGCAAGCCGCACTTGCCCTGCAAGCGGCTGGTGTGCGCGAGACGGTCACACAGCTCGTACGTTGCCCGAACCAGTCGTGGATTCTGATCGGTACCACCGAAGAACGACTCGCGGAGACGCTTGGGGAGGGGGTAGCCGCGAATATTCTCGCGGTCGCCGACGTAGCGGACCTGCCGGCCAGGCCCAAGCCGGGCTGGGACTAGGTTCCGTCCGCAAGAAGATCATGGCTGTCGCAGCCAGAAGGTAGGGGTCCGGGGAACTGTGTCAAAGAAACGCAACGGCGCGCAGCGGATCGGGGCTATCGGAGAGGACCGATTCCGGCTCTCCTGTCAGGAGAACTTCATCATCCCCAACAAGGTCGAACACGATTTCGGGTTCGACTTCCTGTGTCAGCCGGACCTGGCCGCAGGCTTCGGCAAGATCGGACCGGTGGCCGGAGTCTTCGTCGGCTTCAGCGTCCGGGCCACGGATCGGGACGATGGGCGGATCAGGCTCAATCGGGCGGATGCTGAGTGCTTGCTGGCAGCCCACTTCCCGACCGGTCTCGCCCTGGTGAAGCTGAACGGGCCGAAGTCCGCCAGCATCTACTTCCGGATGATGGACACCGCCTTCATCGTAGAGCTGTCCGATTTTCTGGCGTCCGCCAGGAATTCCAAGCACTTCTACCCCAAGGACATGCGGCCCGTGACGGAGATCCGGGCCGCGATCGGTGAGGTCATCGCTACCGGCTACCTGGAGCAGGTACGTGCCGACGCCGCCCGGAAGATCGCCGAACCGATCACCGGACCCGTCCAGATTCAGATCCACCGTGACGCTGACACCCAGGCAACCCTCATCACATCTCTGGACATGTACGCATGGTTCGAGCAAGGAACAGCCGCCGAGAAGGAGGCGCTCTACCTAGCCACTTTCGGTGAACCGGGGCGACGTGACCAGAGAATGCGTGACCTCGCGCTGAGTGGCAAGCTCATGGGGGGACTCACGCATCTGCCCCAGCCGTACGTACTGGCCGGCTTCGTCATGGACCACCCCACCCAGGTGTACGTCCAGACCGCGTCTGCGTCCGCAGAACTACCCGTGCTGCGTACCGCCAACGAGCATCACTTCGGCTACGTCTACCCTGCGGGCTTCGCCCTGACCGTCTCCGTCCGAGTCGAGCAGGACGGACAGTACGTGCACCTGATGCGGGCGCTCGCCGACCCGGACAGCGACGTCCTGCTCGCCAACCATCCGATCCTGGTTGATTTCCTTGCCACCTGCGACCCCGAGTCGACCTTCCGTTTCGACGACCGCGACGGACTGACTCTCGACGTGACGCACTTCGAAGACTTGTCCGGTCTGGTCCGGTGCGCGGCCGCCTACCGCGATGCACGGGGCCTGGACGGCTGGGATGCGGTGCCTGTCATGGTCAGAGACCTGGCTAGCGCAGAGTCCCAGAACTCCCTGATCTTTCTCGGTGCGGCAGCCGACCTTCAGGTCCAACCGGTCCCCCGTGGACTCCTCCTGACGGCGCCGGAGGTGGAGGAGCAGGACTGTGACGCGGCACCCGGGACCGTCAGCGTCCCGGTCGTCTGCAACCTGGCTGACTCCAGCCTGGTCGTCTGGTTCTCCGGCCACGGATCCTTGCTGTTCCATGACGGCGATGTGTGCGGATTCAAGGTGCCTACCTTCCGCGTGGAGACCATCGAGGTGCGTCCCCGGGTGTCGAGCCGATCCCTGTTCCCACGAGTCCACCTCGGGCCGAAGACGTTGACCTGGGACGCAGGGCAGTGGCAGGAGAGCGATGCCGAGACAGAGTCTTGGGCAGACAGCCTCAGCACTCGTTTTCAGTTGGACTAGATCCGATGATGATCTTGTAGTTGGCGCACGGTGAGCCAGGGGATGTGACGCGGGTCGG contains:
- a CDS encoding GNAT family N-acetyltransferase, producing MTTPTDDEVAIRTYGPGDIPALLDTLADIWADAHPELVDTPGGSTDGLSTTALRRQITGHARREGFVLVAAYAHGSPVGFAYAFPATPEYWYGPELLPDIPEHIRAGRLMGLCELAVTPPWQGRGIGSRLHHQLVTAIAPQWSSLLVHPDNPRGRALYDRLGYTYAGPYRNEPQGPVYDLLVLHVGTEQHPAA